Proteins from a single region of Festucalex cinctus isolate MCC-2025b chromosome 19, RoL_Fcin_1.0, whole genome shotgun sequence:
- the LOC144007860 gene encoding uncharacterized protein LOC144007860 isoform X4, translated as MAPPVQMVQSIRHDQLVSNMNANCTFQSKFLQSRRLLAGLSVLFKSVPTCLTRCFNRRLIIKKKLSAKKSDCPLAMVSTLHVVLQMKLLDAPSGRRPPVYLLTVKVGQACAQLQIFSLILHPQGSKKCDELPENAAVWKPFQKTTCLGPSSCSWLTS; from the exons ATGGCTCCACCTGTGCAG ATGGTGCAGTCCATCAGACATGATCAACTTGTGTCCAACATGAATGCCAAC TGCACCTTCCAGTCCAAGTTTCTGCAATCAAGACGACTCCTTGCAG GTTTGTCTGTCCTCTTCAAGAGTGTGCCAACATGCTTGACGCGCTGCTTCAACAGAaggctaattattaaaaaaaaactgtctgctAAAAAAAGTGATTGTCCGCTTGCCATGGTGTCCACCTTGCATGTTGTGTTGCAGATGAAGCTGCTGGATGCTCCAAG TGGAAGACGACCGCCGGTTTACCTACTCACAGTCAAAGTTGGACAAGCGTGCGCACAGCTTCAGATTTTCTCGCTGATTTTGCATCCACAAG GCAGCAAGAAATGCGATGAGCTTCCTGAAAATGCAGCAGTGTGGAAACCGTTCCAGAAGACAACTTGTCTTG GTCCATCTTCTTGTTCCTGGCTGACTTCTTGA
- the LOC144007860 gene encoding uncharacterized protein LOC144007860 isoform X3 gives MPHGHHVSTPTDISHWQSNVAVHPSVRPVCRLLKGPPRLSIIQTKKQSMTSSPETYLSRKKRDAHSLTSDSIASSSSTCCSTRSCNTLTRIATKSKRRFPEGGNLQIEPKMADLLCVSTWTHKQTSLYQVFLNVSFLSTGSHLQHNGQIDCKNGRML, from the exons ATGCCACACGGACACCACGTGAGCACACCAACCGACATCTCGCACTGGCAATCAAAC GTTGccgtccatccgtctgtccgtccagtCTGTCGGCTGCTGAAAGGTCCCCCGAGGCTGTCAAtcatccagacaaaaaaacaaagca TGACGTCATCACCGGAAACCTATTTAAGCCGGAAGAAACGCGACGCTCATTCTCTCACCTCCGACAGCATCGCGTCGTCCTCGTCCACATGCTGTTCCACAAGATCTTGCAACACTTTGACCAG aatcGCGACGAAAAGCAAGCGACGTTTTCCGGAAG GTGGAAATCTTCAAATTGAgcctaaaatggccgacttgctgTGCGTTTCAACGTGGACTCACAAACAAACCAGTTTGTATCAAGTGTTTCTAAATGTCTCCTTTCTGTCCACAGGCTCGCATCTTCAACACAACGGCCAGATTGACTGCAAAAATGGCAGAAT Gctctaa
- the LOC144007860 gene encoding uncharacterized protein LOC144007860 isoform X2, producing the protein MFQVDIGQDRFSDGGELDILTLVNVHFDGERKHKQSCQSQRPYYVTSSPETYLSRKKRDAHSLTSDSIASSSSTCCSTRSCNTLTRIATKSKRRFPEGGNLQIEPKMADLLCVSTWTHKQTSLYQVFLNVSFLSTGSHLQHNGQIDCKNGRMQVFIKYIY; encoded by the exons ATGTTTCAAGTGGATATCGGGCAGGACAGGTTTAGTGATGGAGGAGAACTTGACATTTTGACTTTGGTAAATGTTCACTTTGATGGCGAAAGGAAACACAAGCAGTCCTGCCAAAGCCAACGTCCATATTACG TGACGTCATCACCGGAAACCTATTTAAGCCGGAAGAAACGCGACGCTCATTCTCTCACCTCCGACAGCATCGCGTCGTCCTCGTCCACATGCTGTTCCACAAGATCTTGCAACACTTTGACCAG aatcGCGACGAAAAGCAAGCGACGTTTTCCGGAAG GTGGAAATCTTCAAATTGAgcctaaaatggccgacttgctgTGCGTTTCAACGTGGACTCACAAACAAACCAGTTTGTATCAAGTGTTTCTAAATGTCTCCTTTCTGTCCACAGGCTCGCATCTTCAACACAACGGCCAGATTGACTGCAAAAATGGCAGAATGcaagtttttattaaatatatctATTAA
- the LOC144007860 gene encoding uncharacterized protein LOC144007860 isoform X1 yields MPHGHHVSTPTDISHWQSNVAVHPSVRPVCRLLKGPPRLSIIQTKKQSMTSSPETYLSRKKRDAHSLTSDSIASSSSTCCSTRSCNTLTRIATKSKRRFPEGGNLQIEPKMADLLCVSTWTHKQTSLYQVFLNVSFLSTGSHLQHNGQIDCKNGRMQVFIKYIY; encoded by the exons ATGCCACACGGACACCACGTGAGCACACCAACCGACATCTCGCACTGGCAATCAAAC GTTGccgtccatccgtctgtccgtccagtCTGTCGGCTGCTGAAAGGTCCCCCGAGGCTGTCAAtcatccagacaaaaaaacaaagca TGACGTCATCACCGGAAACCTATTTAAGCCGGAAGAAACGCGACGCTCATTCTCTCACCTCCGACAGCATCGCGTCGTCCTCGTCCACATGCTGTTCCACAAGATCTTGCAACACTTTGACCAG aatcGCGACGAAAAGCAAGCGACGTTTTCCGGAAG GTGGAAATCTTCAAATTGAgcctaaaatggccgacttgctgTGCGTTTCAACGTGGACTCACAAACAAACCAGTTTGTATCAAGTGTTTCTAAATGTCTCCTTTCTGTCCACAGGCTCGCATCTTCAACACAACGGCCAGATTGACTGCAAAAATGGCAGAATGcaagtttttattaaatatatctATTAA
- the LOC144007860 gene encoding uncharacterized protein LOC144007860 isoform X5: MPHGHHVSTPTDISHWQSNVAVHPSVRPVCRLLKGPPRLSIIQTKKQSMTSSPETYLSRKKRDAHSLTSDSIASSSSTCCSTRSCNTLTRIATKSKRRFPEGGNLQIEPKMADLLLASSTQRPD; the protein is encoded by the exons ATGCCACACGGACACCACGTGAGCACACCAACCGACATCTCGCACTGGCAATCAAAC GTTGccgtccatccgtctgtccgtccagtCTGTCGGCTGCTGAAAGGTCCCCCGAGGCTGTCAAtcatccagacaaaaaaacaaagca TGACGTCATCACCGGAAACCTATTTAAGCCGGAAGAAACGCGACGCTCATTCTCTCACCTCCGACAGCATCGCGTCGTCCTCGTCCACATGCTGTTCCACAAGATCTTGCAACACTTTGACCAG aatcGCGACGAAAAGCAAGCGACGTTTTCCGGAAG GTGGAAATCTTCAAATTGAgcctaaaatggccgacttgct GCTCGCATCTTCAACACAACGGCCAGATTGA
- the LOC144007857 gene encoding uncharacterized protein LOC144007857 isoform X1, with amino-acid sequence MYRKMLNLQDLGPQGPGLGKPAQQGTLPSHVLLAVVHQVVVKSLIDNMAPPVQMVQSIRHDQLVSNMNATCTFQSKWGRSEFLQSRRLPADEAAGCSKMKEIRLIGVVVLSCVEDDGVPADGQSSTTNQQLSLFLLILHPQGRKEGDELPENAVVWKQSYRKLILVQVLLPGQPLDHMQ; translated from the exons ATGTACAGAAAAATGCTAAACCTGCAGGATTTGGGCCCTCaaggaccaggattggggaagcCTGCTCAACAAGGTACTTTACCCTCACATGTTCTTCTTGCTGTTGTCCACCAGGTGGTGGTGAAGAGCCTGATTGACAACATGGCTCCTCCTGTGCAG ATGGTGCAGTCCATCAGACATGATCAACTTGTGTCCAACATGAATGCCACC TGCACCTTCCAGTCCAAGTGGGGCCGGTCGGAGTTTCTGCAATCAAGACGACTCCCTGCAG ATGAAGCTGCTGGATGTTCCAAGATGAAAGAAATCAGACTGATTGGTGTCGTTGTCCTCAGCTG TGTGGAGGACGACGGGGTACCTGCTGACGGCCAAAGTTCAACGACGAACCAACAACTTTCGCTTTTCTTGCTGATTTTGCATCCACAAG gCCGCAAGGAAGGTGATGAGCTTCCTGAAAATGCAGTGGTGTGGAAACAAAGTTACAGAAAACTCATCTTG GTCCAAGTTCTTCTTCCTGGCCAGCCACTTGACCACATGCAGTGA
- the LOC144007857 gene encoding uncharacterized protein LOC144007857 isoform X2: MDGASKSCGTRLVVVKSLIDNMAPPVQMVQSIRHDQLVSNMNATCTFQSKWGRSEFLQSRRLPADEAAGCSKMKEIRLIGVVVLSCVEDDGVPADGQSSTTNQQLSLFLLILHPQGRKEGDELPENAVVWKQSYRKLILVQVLLPGQPLDHMQ, from the exons ATGGACGGCGCTTCAAAGAGCTGTGGAACAAGACTG GTGGTGGTGAAGAGCCTGATTGACAACATGGCTCCTCCTGTGCAG ATGGTGCAGTCCATCAGACATGATCAACTTGTGTCCAACATGAATGCCACC TGCACCTTCCAGTCCAAGTGGGGCCGGTCGGAGTTTCTGCAATCAAGACGACTCCCTGCAG ATGAAGCTGCTGGATGTTCCAAGATGAAAGAAATCAGACTGATTGGTGTCGTTGTCCTCAGCTG TGTGGAGGACGACGGGGTACCTGCTGACGGCCAAAGTTCAACGACGAACCAACAACTTTCGCTTTTCTTGCTGATTTTGCATCCACAAG gCCGCAAGGAAGGTGATGAGCTTCCTGAAAATGCAGTGGTGTGGAAACAAAGTTACAGAAAACTCATCTTG GTCCAAGTTCTTCTTCCTGGCCAGCCACTTGACCACATGCAGTGA
- the LOC144007859 gene encoding uncharacterized protein LOC144007859, which translates to MYRKMLNLQDLGPQGPGLGKPAQQGTLPSHVLLAVVHQVVVKSLIDNMAPPVQMVQSIRHDQLVSNMNATCTFQSKWGRSEFLQSRRLLADEAAGCSKMKEIRLIGVVVLSCVEDDGVPADGQSSTTNQQLSLFLLILHPQGRKEGDELPENAVVWKQSYRKLILVQVLLPGQPLDHMQ; encoded by the exons ATGTACAGAAAAATGCTAAACCTGCAGGATTTGGGCCCTCaaggaccaggattggggaagcCTGCTCAACAAGGTACTTTACCCTCACATGTTCTTCTTGCTGTTGTCCACCAGGTGGTGGTGAAGAGCCTGATTGACAACATGGCTCCTCCTGTGCAG ATGGTGCAGTCCATCAGACATGATCAACTTGTGTCCAACATGAATGCCACC TGCACCTTCCAGTCCAAGTGGGGCCGGTCGGAGTTTCTGCAATCAAGACGACTCCTTGCAG ATGAAGCTGCTGGATGTTCCAAGATGAAAGAAATCAGACTGATTGGTGTCGTTGTCCTCAGCTG TGTGGAGGACGACGGGGTACCTGCTGACGGCCAAAGTTCAACGACGAACCAACAACTTTCGCTTTTCTTGCTGATTTTGCATCCACAAG gCCGCAAGGAAGGTGATGAGCTTCCTGAAAATGCAGTGGTGTGGAAACAAAGTTACAGAAAACTCATCTTG gTCCAAGTTCTTCTTCCTGGCCAGCCACTTGACCACATGCAGTGA